One window from the genome of Candidatus Binatia bacterium encodes:
- a CDS encoding GFA family protein, which produces MMYQGGCHCGQIKFEVEGDIAQVMECNCTHCSRKGYLLWFAPREKLKLLTPENNLATYTFNKHVIKHHFCPRCGCAPFGFGTDASGAATAAVNVRCVNGVEPAKLKIIPVDGRSL; this is translated from the coding sequence ATGATGTATCAGGGCGGATGTCATTGCGGGCAAATCAAGTTCGAAGTGGAAGGCGACATCGCGCAAGTGATGGAATGTAACTGCACGCATTGCAGCAGGAAAGGCTATCTGCTCTGGTTCGCGCCGCGGGAAAAGCTCAAGCTCCTCACTCCCGAAAATAATCTAGCGACCTACACTTTCAATAAGCACGTCATCAAGCATCACTTCTGTCCCAGGTGCGGCTGCGCACCGTTCGGGTTCGGCACGGACGCTTCCGGCGCCGCAACGGCTGCCGTCAACGTGCGCTGCGTGAACGGCGTCGAGCCGGCCAAGCTCAAGATCATTCCGGTCGACGGGCGCAGCCTTTAA
- a CDS encoding ABC transporter substrate-binding protein has product MKRLSLLLGAVALFLVASPLEAEHKTLNIAQGYVAADILPLWIANERKLFEKHGLETTVTYVRGGKNIVAALLSGQSDLAVILPSSFLLANLQGADFVFVGNSHSVLKYVLMAHPSIKAPAQLKGKRLAISSVGDLSHAMTLLALQRLGIDRKALEIIQVGQQPDRILALRNGSVQATTVSTPFDFLLKKEGFVSLFDTSNEVRTLATAYTVRQKFLQSAPHRLMTERFLSAMTEAVKIIKTERDYSLRVLDKNLRNTDAEILNYSYDFLAPAYHDTPRMKGEEVQTLIDLIVAPDKRKELSAEKLMDNSLVAKIEKGGS; this is encoded by the coding sequence ATGAAGCGTCTCTCTCTCCTTCTGGGGGCTGTCGCGCTTTTTTTGGTTGCTTCTCCACTGGAGGCGGAGCACAAGACACTGAATATCGCGCAGGGTTACGTTGCGGCCGATATTCTCCCTCTCTGGATCGCCAATGAGCGGAAGCTGTTCGAAAAACACGGCCTGGAGACCACAGTCACCTATGTCCGCGGCGGCAAAAATATCGTCGCGGCGCTTTTATCGGGCCAGTCGGATCTTGCGGTCATCCTCCCATCGTCTTTTCTGCTCGCTAATCTCCAAGGCGCCGATTTCGTCTTCGTCGGCAACAGTCATAGCGTCTTGAAGTACGTCTTGATGGCTCATCCCTCGATCAAGGCGCCGGCGCAGCTCAAGGGAAAGCGACTTGCCATCAGCAGCGTCGGCGACCTGAGCCATGCGATGACCCTCCTGGCCTTGCAAAGACTGGGGATCGATCGCAAAGCGCTGGAGATCATTCAGGTGGGGCAACAGCCGGATCGGATATTGGCTCTGCGAAACGGTTCCGTGCAGGCCACGACGGTGAGTACTCCATTCGACTTCCTGCTTAAGAAGGAGGGGTTCGTGTCGCTCTTCGACACCAGCAACGAAGTGCGCACGCTCGCCACGGCCTACACCGTGCGCCAAAAATTTCTCCAAAGCGCCCCGCACCGTCTGATGACCGAAAGGTTTCTCAGCGCCATGACGGAAGCGGTCAAGATCATCAAGACCGAGCGCGATTACTCGCTGCGAGTGCTGGACAAGAATCTGCGTAATACCGACGCCGAGATTCTCAACTACTCCTACGATTTTCTCGCGCCGGCGTACCACGACACCCCCCGAATGAAAGGCGAGGAAGTCCAGACTCTGATCGACCTGATCGTCGCGCCGGATAAACGCAAGGAATTGTCCGCCGAAAAGCTCATGGACAACAGCCTCGTGGCAAAGATAGAAAAGGGCGGCTCTTGA
- the amrB gene encoding AmmeMemoRadiSam system protein B: MEDRPRLRPVEAFPIQQEGKTFICLRDPQHLSQPLVITPIGYFVLSHFDGQHSLVDIQETYRRRVGQLLSIDDLKKMIDTLDEQFYLYNQRFLDRQEEIADEFRRQPVRAPAHAGTVYGAEADKLEAQLRGHFQHADGPGEAQVNGNGSTPKAIVAPHIDFHRGGPCYAWAYKELVERPGADLYILLGTSHCGGESPFVATLKDFATPLGKVETDKEFLRRLGEAYRRNLFSEEHLHRTEHSLEFQVVYLKYVAELRARLTGEKRDFKIVPILVTSFHSNIQSRSLPERDPGIGDFLKALADLVAKESRRICFVAGVDLAHVGAQFGDRDPITPGFLQWVEAEDQTLIKKVAALDSEGFFHEIAKDEDRRRICGFAPLYSLTHLLDGSRGRLLKYGQAFTQETGSAVTFTSMVFE; the protein is encoded by the coding sequence ATGGAAGATCGTCCGCGGCTTCGGCCCGTCGAGGCTTTTCCCATCCAGCAGGAAGGAAAGACCTTCATCTGCCTCAGAGACCCGCAGCATCTCTCTCAGCCCTTGGTGATCACGCCCATCGGCTATTTCGTCTTGAGCCACTTCGATGGACAGCACTCGTTGGTCGACATCCAGGAGACCTATCGCCGGCGAGTCGGGCAACTTTTATCCATCGACGATCTTAAAAAGATGATCGATACTCTCGACGAGCAGTTCTATCTCTACAATCAACGCTTCCTCGATCGTCAGGAAGAAATAGCCGATGAATTCCGCCGCCAGCCGGTCCGCGCTCCGGCCCATGCCGGCACGGTTTATGGCGCAGAGGCGGATAAGCTCGAAGCGCAGCTCCGCGGTCATTTTCAACACGCCGACGGGCCGGGCGAAGCGCAGGTGAACGGAAACGGCTCCACGCCGAAGGCAATCGTCGCGCCGCACATCGACTTTCATCGCGGCGGCCCATGCTACGCGTGGGCTTACAAAGAGCTGGTCGAACGTCCGGGAGCCGACCTTTACATTTTACTCGGCACGTCGCACTGCGGCGGAGAAAGTCCTTTCGTCGCGACGCTCAAAGATTTCGCCACGCCGCTCGGGAAAGTGGAGACCGACAAGGAATTTCTGCGCCGGCTGGGAGAAGCGTATCGACGCAATCTTTTTAGCGAAGAGCATCTCCACCGCACCGAACACTCGCTGGAGTTTCAAGTCGTCTATTTGAAGTACGTCGCCGAGCTGCGGGCGCGGCTCACGGGTGAAAAGCGCGACTTCAAGATCGTGCCGATTCTGGTGACATCGTTTCACTCCAACATTCAGAGCCGCAGTCTTCCTGAAAGAGATCCGGGCATCGGCGACTTTCTCAAGGCGTTGGCCGACCTCGTGGCGAAAGAATCGAGGCGCATTTGTTTTGTCGCCGGCGTGGACCTGGCGCACGTCGGCGCGCAGTTCGGCGACCGCGACCCGATCACGCCCGGTTTTCTCCAGTGGGTCGAAGCCGAAGATCAGACGTTGATCAAAAAAGTTGCCGCGCTCGACTCCGAAGGCTTCTTTCACGAGATCGCCAAGGACGAAGACCGCCGCCGTATCTGCGGCTTCGCGCCGCTTTACTCGCTCACGCACCTGCTCGACGGCAGCCGGGGAAGGTTGCTCAAGTACGGTCAGGCCTTCACGCAGGAGACCGGCTCCGCCGTGACGTTCACCAGCATGGTGTTCGAGTGA
- a CDS encoding DUF4810 domain-containing protein, producing MPAFRLALLIAAIGTLGGCAKPLYSWGRYEDLVYEMYMKPGQADPGTQAAKLTEDIDKARAEGKPVPPGVHAHLGYIYYQQGNLAGAQQEFQTEKNLFPESAAFIDGILQRMSRQ from the coding sequence GTGCCCGCTTTCCGGCTCGCGCTTCTCATCGCAGCCATCGGAACGCTTGGCGGGTGCGCGAAGCCTCTGTACTCGTGGGGCCGATACGAAGATTTAGTCTACGAGATGTATATGAAGCCCGGCCAAGCGGATCCGGGCACGCAAGCGGCCAAACTTACCGAAGACATCGACAAAGCCCGCGCGGAAGGAAAACCAGTCCCGCCGGGAGTTCACGCCCATTTGGGGTATATCTATTACCAGCAAGGCAATCTGGCTGGCGCCCAGCAGGAGTTCCAAACCGAGAAAAATCTGTTTCCGGAATCCGCGGCATTCATCGACGGCATCTTGCAACGGATGAGCCGGCAATGA
- a CDS encoding CsgG/HfaB family protein, with protein sequence MQINHARHWRIGAVRWALALVIFAGCAIESHRTVTPETTASAGTAYAGPKFVLVVGKFQNRSTYMQGIFSSGVDQLGNQAKTALKTHLQQTGRFVVVDRENMSEIAQEAKLRGETQDLQGAQVAITGDVTEFGRRVTGDTQLFGILGYGKTQLAYAKVALNVVDVHTSEIIFSVQGAGEYDLSNREVIGFGSAAGYDATLNGKVLNLAITEAVNNLVTGLERGRWSPAKGK encoded by the coding sequence ATGCAAATTAATCACGCACGGCATTGGCGAATTGGCGCCGTCAGGTGGGCTCTCGCGCTGGTAATTTTTGCCGGCTGCGCCATCGAATCCCACCGCACGGTGACGCCGGAAACGACCGCGAGCGCCGGCACGGCGTACGCCGGTCCCAAGTTCGTGCTGGTCGTCGGCAAATTCCAAAACCGATCCACCTATATGCAGGGGATCTTTTCCAGCGGCGTCGACCAGCTCGGCAATCAAGCCAAGACGGCGCTCAAGACGCATCTGCAACAGACCGGGCGCTTCGTGGTGGTCGATAGGGAAAACATGAGCGAGATCGCTCAAGAGGCGAAGCTTCGCGGCGAGACGCAGGATCTCCAGGGGGCGCAGGTCGCGATCACCGGCGACGTGACGGAATTTGGCCGGCGCGTGACCGGAGATACGCAGCTATTCGGGATTCTCGGATATGGCAAGACGCAGCTCGCGTATGCCAAGGTGGCGTTGAACGTCGTCGATGTCCATACCTCGGAGATCATCTTCTCCGTTCAAGGCGCGGGAGAATACGACCTGAGTAACCGCGAAGTCATCGGCTTCGGCTCGGCTGCCGGCTACGACGCCACGTTGAACGGCAAGGTGCTAAACCTCGCGATCACCGAAGCGGTCAACAATTTAGTCACTGGTCTTGAGCGCGGCCGCTGGAGCCCTGCGAAAGGAAAGTGA
- a CDS encoding iron-containing redox enzyme family protein, which translates to MEPAVKEKLNQLRREIIQPAPLLHHPVVQARIKGEFTLDQLCAVEIQHYYEAKYFSTIVLNTVKNCNDNLVWRKWMAENWVSEATGEKDHATLILNLLDALKVPRKKIDATDPTPGMRAWHEILEGITTRRSFAEGVAALWIGEPEYPQVAAALYKAYRDVYKIDEAALETYQFHADHDAEHGLQEEDIVVAALEADPNAYPRLRSVCRDAYSAYLFSFDGYWQAATGKREFWSGVKPYI; encoded by the coding sequence ATGGAACCAGCCGTCAAAGAAAAGCTTAACCAGCTACGGCGGGAAATCATCCAACCCGCCCCGCTGCTGCACCATCCCGTGGTTCAGGCACGGATCAAGGGAGAATTCACATTGGATCAACTCTGCGCCGTCGAGATCCAGCACTATTATGAGGCAAAATATTTCTCGACGATCGTGTTGAACACCGTGAAAAACTGCAACGACAATCTCGTCTGGCGCAAATGGATGGCCGAGAACTGGGTCTCCGAGGCCACCGGCGAGAAAGACCACGCAACGCTGATTTTGAATTTGCTCGACGCCTTGAAGGTGCCGCGGAAAAAAATCGACGCCACCGATCCTACCCCCGGCATGCGCGCCTGGCACGAGATTCTCGAGGGCATCACGACGCGGCGCTCCTTCGCCGAAGGCGTTGCCGCGCTCTGGATCGGCGAGCCGGAGTATCCTCAGGTCGCGGCGGCTCTGTATAAGGCCTACCGGGACGTTTACAAGATCGACGAGGCGGCGCTCGAGACCTATCAGTTCCACGCGGATCACGACGCCGAGCACGGCTTGCAGGAAGAGGATATCGTCGTCGCGGCGTTGGAAGCCGATCCCAACGCGTACCCACGGCTCCGTTCCGTCTGCCGCGACGCCTACTCCGCTTATCTCTTTAGCTTCGACGGCTACTGGCAGGCCGCCACGGGCAAGAGAGAATTCTGGAGCGGCGTGAAGCCGTATATTTGA
- a CDS encoding Rieske (2Fe-2S) protein encodes MSGLARICPAAEVPAEGAKLVALDQRELAIIAHGGKYYAVENSCPHKGGPLGLGQVKNGVITCPWHRFRFELESGKSVTNPAMRATIHRLVVEQGDLLMQTIERT; translated from the coding sequence ATGAGCGGGCTCGCGCGGATTTGCCCGGCCGCCGAGGTGCCTGCGGAAGGCGCCAAGCTCGTTGCGCTGGATCAACGCGAGCTCGCCATCATCGCCCACGGCGGAAAATATTACGCGGTCGAGAACTCTTGTCCGCACAAGGGCGGGCCCCTCGGTCTCGGCCAGGTAAAGAACGGAGTCATCACCTGTCCGTGGCACCGCTTCCGGTTCGAGCTGGAGAGCGGGAAGAGCGTCACCAATCCGGCAATGCGAGCAACCATCCATCGCCTGGTCGTCGAGCAAGGAGACTTGCTGATGCAAACAATCGAACGTACATGA
- a CDS encoding UbiD family decarboxylase has protein sequence MKYYKDLHEYLAALEKAGKLTRIQSRINKDSEIHPLVRLQFLGLPEEQRTAFLFDNITDSKGKKYPMPYVVGCAAASREIYALGMMCDADQIGDKWLHAQTHPVPPKLVERGPVHDVVIQGEAIKKEGILMLPIPISTPGFDNAPYTSASNWITKDPETGVRNVGNYRGQVKAPDRFGIFPGPNQGGRKHWDKCRAKGIPMHAAMVLGAPPNISYVAISKFADDVDELAVAGAIANEPVEIVKCKTVDLEVPAHAEIVVEGIIPSDFVEPEGPFGEMTGYMASRETNPYMEVTCITYRKDAICQGFLSQFPPSESSKIRQISWEQVIFKMLTVDLGMKNVLDVVFHECSGSWGFCVIRMKEPRPEQNEKIMKAVSERLWGGKMIVLVNEDIDPRNLESVIWAMSFRMQPHRDAQTLRSKKPLPLDYSVAPPAEGAGRRFGEEAHESSCLLIDATLKWGYPPTSLPKREFMDHAIRLWKREELPALNLQSLYWGYPLGHWQPEDDEEAALAVRGEYLKTGAKQAQLRKKPE, from the coding sequence ATGAAATATTACAAAGACCTTCACGAATACCTCGCGGCGCTGGAAAAAGCCGGGAAGCTGACGCGCATCCAGAGCCGGATCAACAAAGACAGTGAGATCCATCCTTTGGTTCGCCTGCAGTTCCTCGGACTGCCGGAAGAACAGCGCACGGCCTTCCTCTTCGATAACATTACCGACTCCAAGGGAAAAAAATACCCCATGCCGTACGTGGTCGGCTGCGCCGCCGCCTCGCGCGAGATCTACGCGCTCGGTATGATGTGCGACGCCGATCAAATCGGCGACAAGTGGCTGCACGCGCAGACCCATCCGGTTCCGCCCAAGCTGGTGGAGCGCGGCCCGGTGCACGACGTCGTGATTCAGGGCGAAGCGATCAAGAAAGAAGGCATTTTGATGCTGCCGATTCCGATCTCGACGCCGGGATTCGACAACGCGCCCTACACCTCGGCGTCGAATTGGATCACGAAAGATCCCGAGACCGGCGTGCGCAACGTCGGCAACTACCGCGGCCAGGTGAAGGCGCCGGACCGCTTCGGCATTTTTCCCGGACCGAATCAGGGCGGGCGCAAGCATTGGGACAAGTGCCGCGCCAAGGGCATTCCGATGCACGCCGCCATGGTCCTCGGCGCGCCGCCCAACATTTCTTACGTCGCGATCTCGAAGTTCGCCGACGACGTCGACGAGCTGGCGGTCGCCGGCGCTATCGCAAATGAACCAGTGGAAATCGTCAAATGCAAGACCGTGGACCTCGAAGTCCCGGCGCACGCGGAGATCGTGGTCGAAGGGATCATCCCGAGCGACTTCGTCGAGCCGGAAGGCCCCTTCGGCGAGATGACCGGCTACATGGCGTCGCGCGAGACCAACCCCTACATGGAAGTCACCTGCATCACCTACCGAAAAGACGCCATCTGCCAGGGATTCTTGAGCCAGTTTCCGCCCAGCGAGTCGAGCAAGATCCGCCAGATCTCGTGGGAGCAGGTGATCTTCAAGATGCTCACGGTGGACTTGGGGATGAAAAACGTCCTGGACGTGGTGTTTCACGAATGCAGCGGCAGTTGGGGCTTCTGCGTTATCCGCATGAAGGAGCCGCGCCCGGAGCAGAACGAGAAGATCATGAAAGCCGTGTCCGAGAGATTGTGGGGCGGCAAGATGATCGTGCTCGTTAATGAAGATATAGACCCGCGGAACTTGGAGTCCGTCATCTGGGCGATGAGCTTCCGCATGCAGCCCCATCGCGACGCGCAAACCCTGCGCTCGAAGAAGCCGCTGCCGCTCGACTACTCTGTAGCGCCGCCGGCCGAAGGCGCGGGGAGGAGGTTCGGGGAGGAAGCTCACGAATCCTCGTGCCTGCTCATCGACGCGACTCTCAAGTGGGGCTATCCGCCGACCTCGCTGCCCAAGCGCGAGTTCATGGACCATGCGATCCGTCTCTGGAAACGGGAAGAATTGCCGGCGCTGAATCTCCAGTCGCTCTACTGGGGTTATCCGCTGGGACACTGGCAGCCGGAAGACGACGAGGAAGCGGCGCTGGCGGTGCGAGGGGAATATCTCAAGACCGGCGCCAAGCAGGCTCAACTTAGAAAAAAACCGGAATAG
- a CDS encoding GNA1162 family protein, translating to MSRRGTASLLFAILMAACSCAAKVDYSLYRSRLPRSILVLPPLNSSTAVEATYIYLSTASRPLAEAGYYIFPVAVIDAFMKENGLPTPDEMHGVLLDKIKEIIGADAVLYITIEEWGQKYHVISSSTVVRASGRLVDVETGATLWTGKAQAVRNSGGGGQGGIIGTLIAAAVHQIVYSMID from the coding sequence ATGAGCAGGCGCGGAACGGCCTCACTCCTGTTCGCTATTCTGATGGCCGCGTGTTCGTGTGCGGCCAAGGTCGATTACAGTCTGTATCGAAGCCGCCTGCCTCGCTCGATCCTGGTGCTTCCTCCGCTGAACTCATCGACGGCGGTGGAGGCGACGTACATTTATCTATCCACGGCGTCACGCCCTCTGGCTGAGGCCGGCTATTACATCTTTCCGGTCGCGGTGATCGACGCGTTTATGAAGGAAAACGGGTTGCCGACTCCCGATGAGATGCACGGCGTCCTGCTGGATAAAATCAAGGAGATCATCGGGGCCGACGCCGTTCTCTACATTACGATCGAAGAATGGGGACAGAAATACCACGTAATTTCCTCCTCGACGGTCGTTCGGGCCAGCGGCCGTTTGGTGGACGTCGAAACCGGCGCGACGCTATGGACGGGCAAAGCCCAAGCGGTTCGCAACTCAGGAGGAGGCGGGCAGGGCGGCATCATCGGCACGCTCATCGCCGCCGCCGTGCATCAGATCGTCTATTCGATGATCGACTAA